A DNA window from Daucus carota subsp. sativus chromosome 3, DH1 v3.0, whole genome shotgun sequence contains the following coding sequences:
- the LOC108214377 gene encoding paired amphipathic helix protein Sin3-like 2, whose amino-acid sequence MKRFRDDYVNSQFKRSFGSSRAEPYAQPHVAGGGSAGPASQRLTTNDALSYLKEVKDMFQDQREKYDTFLDVMKDFKAQRIDTTGVIARVKELFKGHNNLIFGFNTFLPKGYEITVIEEGEAPPKKTVEFEEAISFVNKIKKRFQNDDDHVYKSFLDILNMYRKEHKGIEEVYHEVAALFDDHPDLLDEFIRFLPDASAVASAHNASLGRQPLNRYDERSSAVLTQRGTPMDKQRFQRDRIIGPHTENDPNLEHPDLDEKTMIKLHKEQRRRSENNNRDRRMNRDQDFRDSEQDMHRSSEKRKSSRKVDGFGGDHFSGPYDDKDALKSIYKQEFIFCEKVKERLRNPADYQAFLKCLHIYSTDIITRNELQGLVADLIGKDTALMEGFKEFLELCEGTDGFLAGVMSKKHFWTEGFASKTLKVEDKEREHRRDVDLFKERDRVKEKYWGKSIQELDLVNCQRCTPSYRLLPDDYPIPLASQKSELGAQVLNDHWVSVTSGSEDYSFKHMRRNQYEESLFRCEDDRFELDMLLESVTATAKRAEELLNIMNKNSINSESTICVEDHFTALNFRCIERLYGDHGLDVLDILRKNTSLSLPVILIRLKQKQEEWSKCRLDFNKVWAEIYAKNHYKSLDHRSFYFKQQDSKNLSTKSLVTEVKELKEKRKQEDSVLLNISAGCRHPITPDLKFEYSDVEIHEDLYKLIKYSCDEICATKEQSKKAMRLWTTFLEPMLNVPSRPLEPEDSDAQSDGTDIKEKYGSPSAANPAAMDVEEAKTLPNGDVLPDPMQSSNACMLSGEVSVEGDGGGLQKALDRATVNGTSTCAELLGSSDATVRAGNDVAQRPGIHVNENGQGLVCEINNMHHQDVLRSVTSATVSGVPTDVPNVPNCKEDLVDVSMVEKEEGELSPNGDFEEDASVAERSAETTRHEARTGEDTSCQHVRENDADADDENSENVSEAGEDVSGSESAADEHSREEEDGDHDENDCKGESECEAEGLDDAVTEEDGLLSPPSDRFVLTSKPLAKRVASALRDTAKGSKVFYGNDAFYVLFRLHQILYERLLFAKTHSSSGEPKMRNVIDACPADLYSRFLSALYDLLDGSSDNAKFEDDCRAIIGNQAYVLFTLDKVIYKIVKQLQTVASDEMDSKLLQLNEYENFRKPDKYIDSVYYENAHVLLHDENIYRFECTSVRSHLSIQLMDDGNEKKEVVAVSMDPNFVAHLNNEFLPIPINKESDRIILQRNKRMCANHDEYSTIGIAMEDVKVVNGLECKMACSSSKISYVLDTEDLIYRDRRNKRKLSPLSNEAEARVQKFRRFLTASI is encoded by the exons ATGAAGCGGTTTCGAGATGATTATGTGAATTCGCAATTTAAGCGCTCGTTTGGTTCTTCTCGTGCTGAGCC ATATGCTCAACCTCATGTTGCTGGAGGGGGTAGTGCAGGTCCTGCATCGCAGAGACTTACAACCAATGATGCATTAAGTTATTTGAAAGAAGTCAAGGATATGTTTCAGGACCAGAGGGAAAAATATGACACTTTCCTTGATGTGATGAAAGATTTTAAGGCTCAAAG AATTGATACTACTGGTGTCATCGCGAGGGTGAAAGAATTGTTTAAAGGGCACAATAATCTCATTTTTGGTTTCAATACATTTTTACCCAAAGGCTATGAAATTACTGTTATTGAGGAGGGTGAGGCACCACCGAAGAAAACTGTTGAGTTTGAAGAGGCTATAAGTTTTGTAAACAAGATCAAG aaaagatttcaaaatgatgatgatcatgtGTACAAATCTTTTTTAGACATATTAAATATGTACAGGAAGGAGCACAAGGGTATTGAGGAGGTCTACCATGag GTTGCTGCACTTTTTGATGATCATCCAGATTTGCTTGATGAGTTCATAAGATTTTTACCTGATGCTTCAGCGGTTGCGTCAGCACACAATGCTTCACTTGGCAGGCAACCATTGAATCGCTATGATGAGCGGAGTTCTGCCGTTTTAACACAGCGGGGTACACCAATGGATAAG CAACGCTTTCAGCGGGACAGAATCATCGGTCCCCACACTGAGAATGATCCGAATCTTGAGCATCCGGATTTGGATGAAAAAACAATGATCAAGTTGCACAAGGAGCAGAGAAGGCGGTCTGAAAATAATAACCGTGACAGGAGGATGAATCGTGATCAAGATTTTAGAGACTCTGAGCAAGACATGCATCGTTCATCTGAGAAAAGGAAATCTTCTCGGAAGGTGGATGGATTTGGAGGGGATCATTTCTCGGGTCCTTACGATGATAAAGATGCCTTGAAAA GTATCTATAAGCAAGAGTTCATTTTCTGTGAAAAAGTGAAGGAGAGACTACGGAATCCAGCCGATTACCAGGCATTCCTGAAGTGTCTTCATATCTATAGCACTGACATAATAACAAGAAATGAGTTACAGGGCTTG GTTGCAGATTTAATTGGAAAAGACACCGCTCTTATGGAAGGGTTTAAGGAGTTTTTGGAATTATGTGAAGGAACTG ATGGATTTCTTGCTGGTGTGATGAGCAAAA AACATTTCTGGACTGAAGGGTTTGCATCCAAAACTCTGAAGGTAGAGGATAAAGAAAGGGAACATCGACGTGACGTAGATTTATTTAAAGAAAGGGACAGGGTGAAGGAGAAATATTGGGGAAAATCCATACAAGAGCTGGATCTTGTTAATTGTCAGCGGTGTACTCCTAGTTACAGGCTTCTTCCTGATGAT TATCCAATACCATTGGCAAGCCAAAAGTCAGAGCTGGGAGCACAGGTACTGAATGATCACTGGGTATCTGTGACGTCAGGTAGTGAGGATTACTCTTTCAAACATATGCGCAGAAACCAATATGAAGAGAGTCTGTTTAGATGCGAAGATGATAG GTTTGAGCTGGATATGTTGTTGGAATCTGTGACTGCGACTGCTAAGCGCGCGGAGGAGTTACTGAACATCATGAACAAAAATTCCATCAATTCAGAGAGTACCATCTGCGTGGAAGACCACTTCACAG CCCTCAATTTTAGGTGCATTGAACGGTTATACGGTGATCATGGACTGGATGTCTTGGACATCTTACGTAAAAATACATCTCTTTCTCTGCCTGTCATATTAATACGCCTGAAGCAGAAACAAGAGGAGTGGTCAAAGTGCCGGCTAGATTTCAATAAAGTTTGGGCTGAAATCTATGCAAAGAACCATTACAAATCCCTTGATCACCGTAGTTTCTATTTCAAGCAGCAAGATTCGAAGAACTTGAGCACAAAAT CATTAGTAACTGAAGTTAAAGAACTAAAGGAGAAAAGGAAACAGGAGGATAGTGTGCTTCTCAACATATCTGCTGGATGCAGACATCCTATAACTCCAGATCTTAAATTTGAATACTCTGATGTTGAGATTCATGAAGACTTATATAAGCTTATAAAGTATTCATGTGATGAGATTTGTGCGACTAAAGAGCAGTCTAAAAAGGCCATGAGGCTTTGGACTACATTTTTGGAGCCAATGTTGAATGTTCCTTCGCGGCCTCTTGAACCTGAGGATTCTGACGCACAAAGTGATGGAACAGACATCAAAGAAAAATATGGAAGCCCTAGTGCTGCTAATCCTGCAGCTATGGACGTAGAAGAAGCAAAAACTTTGCCAAACGGAGATGTGTTACCAGATCCAATGCAATCTAGTAATGCTTGCATGTTAAGTGGAGAAGTATCTGTTGAAGGTGATGGAGGTGGTTTACAAAAAGCTCTAGACCGTGCAACTGTCAATGGGACATCTACTTGTGCTGAGCTTTTAGGCAGTTCAGATGCAACTGTTAGAGCAG GGAATGATGTAGCTCAGAGGCCTGGTATCCATGTTAATGAAAATGGTCAGGGCCTTGTTTGCGAAATCAACAACATGCACCATCAAGATGTTTTGAGATCAGTCACATCTGCAACCGTGAGTGGAGTTCCAACAGATGTCCCCAATGTGCCCAACTGCAAGGAAGATTTAGTTGATGTTTCCATGGTCGAGAAAGAAGAAGGTGAGCTGTCACCTAATGGTGATTTTGAAGAGGATGCTTCTGTTGCAGAGAGAAGTGCAGAAACTACAAGGCATGAGGCAAGGACTGGTGAAGACACCTCTTGTCAGCATGTTAGGGAGAATGATGCCGATGCTGATGACGAGAACAGTGAAAATGTTTCTGAGGCCGGCGAAGATGTTTCAGGCAGTGAATCAGCTGCTGATGAGCACTCCCGTGAAGAGGAGGATGGAGACCATGATGAAAATGATTGTAAAGGTGAAAGTGAATGTGAAGCTGAGGGGTTGGATGATGCAGTCACTGAAGAAGATGGACTTTTATCACCACCATCTGACCGGTTTGTGCTAACCTCAAAGCCTCTGGCAAAGCGTGTTGCATCTGCATTACGTGATACAGCAAAAGGTTCCAAGGTTTTCTATGGGAATGATGCATTTTATGTGCTTTTCCGTCTTCACCAG ATATTGTATGAAAGACTGTTATTTGCCAAGACACATTCATCTTCTGGAGAACCAAAAATGAGAAATGTGATTGATGCTTGTCCGGCTGATTTATATTCCAG attTTTGAGTGCATTATATGATTTGCTTGATGGATCTTCTGATAATGCAAAGTTTGAGGATGATTGCCGGGCTATAATTGGTAATCAGGCTTATGTGCTGTTTACTTTGGACAAAGTGATATATAAGATTGTCAAACAG CTTCAAACTGTTGCAAGTGACGAAATGGATAGTAAGCTGCTACAATTGAACGAGTATGAAAATTTTCGGAAACCggataaatatattgattcagTCTATTATGAAAATGCACATGTCCTTCTCCATGATGAAAACATATACCGATTTGAATGT ACATCTGTCCGGTCACATTTGTCTATACAGCTCATGGATGATGGAAATGAAAAGAAAGAGGTGGTTGCAGTATCCATGGATCCTAATTTTGTAGCTCATCTTAATAATGAATTTTTGCCGATTCCTATCAATAAGGAATCTGACAGAATTATATTGCAAAG GAATAAGCGCATGTGTGCCAACCATGATGAATATTCTACTATAGGCATTGCTATGGAAGATGTTAAAGTGGTCAATGGCTTAGAGTGCAAGATGGCTTGTAGCTCATCCAAG ATATCCTATGTCCTAGACACAGAAGATCTCATTTACCGCGACAgaagaaacaaaagaaaattgtCCCCACTGTCTAACGAGGCTGAGGCAAGAGTGCAAAAGTTCCGCCGTTTCTTGACGGCttcaatatga